The DNA window GGCCGAGGTGGCGAGCCCGGAGCTGAGCCGCTTCCTCTACACGGCGGTGGGCGGTGACTGGTTCTGGACCGACCGGCTGTCCTGGACCTGGGCGCAGTGGCAGGACTGGCTGACCCGTCCGGGGGTGGAGACCTGGGTGGCGTCGGTGCGCGGCACGCCGGCCGGGTACGTGGAGCTGGACGGCCGGCACCCGGGCGCCGTGGAGATCGCGTACTTCGGGTTGCTGCCGCAGTTCGCCGGGCTGGGCCTCGGCGGGCATCTGCTGACCGAGGGGCTGCGGCGGGCGTGGCGCCTGGCGGACCGCTGGCCGCACCAGACGCCGATCTCCCGGGTCTGGGTGCACACCTGCAGCCTGGACGGCCCGGCGGCGCTGGCGAACTACCGGGCGCGCGGCCTGACCGCCTACCGGACCGAGGTCACGCCGTCGAGCCGGCCCGCGGAGACGCCCGGACCGTGGCCGGGAGCCGGCCCGAGAGTCACGCCGGGCCTGACAGGCCGGCCGGAGTCATGATCAGGCCACCGGCAGTCCGGCGGACGTGAACGCCCGCCCGTCGTCGGTCACGGCCGCCGACTCGTAACCGCCGGCCACCCGCCCGGCGAGCCAGGACAGCCCGGCCTCACCCATGGCGAGCGCGGTCGTCGCGTACGCGTCGGCGACCGCCAGGTCCGGGCCGACCACGGTGACCGAGCGCAGCCCGGTGGCCGGTTTCCCGGTGCGTGGGTCGACCACGTGCGCGCCCCGCTCGTACGTGCCGGAAGTCGCCACCGCCCCGTCGGTGAGCGCCAGCACCCAGCTGAGCTTGCCGGCTTCCCAGGGGTGCCGGACACCGACCCGCCAGGGCCCGCCGGTGGGGCCGGTCCCGCGCATCCGGATGTCGCCGCCGGCGTTCAGGTAGTGCCGCCGCGACCCGGCTTCGGCGAGGCGCTGCGAGGCCACCTCGATCGACCAGCCCTTCACGTAACCGGACGGATCGAGTTTCCCGCCGGCGTAGGCGTCGAAGTACCCGTCGGTGTCGCGCCACAGGTCGGCGCAGCGGTCCAGCACGAGTCGCAGGTCGGCCGAGCAGTCCTCGAGCGCCAGCGCGCCGTCGCGGAACCGGCACACCTCGCTGTCCGGCTTGTAGGTGCTGAACCGCGCGTCCACCTCATGCAGCCAGGAGCAGGTCATCTCCACCAGACCCGACAACTCGGACTCGGGGAGCTCGTCCGCCAGTTCGATGCTGACGACCGTACCCATGACCTGCTCGACGTGGCGCACGAAACTGGACCCTACGCGCCCGCCTTGTCCAGCGCCGCCTGCAGCGAGGTGACATACGACTGGCTGGTGAAGGTCGCGCCGGAGACCGCGTCCACGTCCGCGCTCTGCGCCGCCAGCGTCGCCTCGCTGAGCTGCTTCACCGCGTTCGGGTTGATCGTCCCGCTGAAGCCGTCGGTGGGGTACGTGGCGTCCGCCGCGCTGACCTTCCCGCCGCTGACCTTGATGGTGACCTGCACGGTGCCGTACTCGTTCTGCACGGCCTTGCCCTTGTAGGTGCCGGCCTTGAGCCCGGCCTCCTCCTCGGCCGGGGCTTCTTCTTTCTTCTTGTCCGAGGAACCCGAATTGTCCGAAGAAGCCTTCTTGTCCGACGAAGACGAGCCCTTCTTACTCGCCGAGGGGGACGGCTCGGCAGCCTCCGGATCGTCGCCGGTGGCGGCCTCCTGCGCGACCGGCGCGGTGGCGATCGGCGCGTCCGGCGGCTGCACGCTCAGGCGTACCCCGAGGATCAGGGCCGCGCCGGTGAGGGTCCCGACGGCTGCTGCGGTACTACGTCGCATCGCGAATCTCCCAGGGAATCAGAACTCGAAGGGGTCGAGGTGGATCTGGCTGCTCGGGACGTCGAGGTCCTGCAGCGTGCCGACCGCCGTGTTCACCAGGCCGGGCGGGCCGCACAGGTAGACGTCGCGCCGGTTCACGTCCGGCACCAGGCCGCGCAGGCCTTCCGGGGTGAAGAGGCGCTGCGGGCCGGGGTCGTTGCGGCCGCCGACGATGTAGCGCACCCAGGCGTCCCGCTGCTCGGCGAGCTCCTCGAGCTCGGCACGGAAGACCAGCTCGTCCGGGCGGCTGGCCCGGTAGATCACGATCGTGTCCGGCGGCATGTCCTCCAGCAGCGCCCGGATCGGCGCGATGCCGC is part of the Actinoplanes missouriensis 431 genome and encodes:
- a CDS encoding GNAT family N-acetyltransferase, coding for MELTTWYLEQTDAAQIQPGREPRVPVEVGRAEVASPELSRFLYTAVGGDWFWTDRLSWTWAQWQDWLTRPGVETWVASVRGTPAGYVELDGRHPGAVEIAYFGLLPQFAGLGLGGHLLTEGLRRAWRLADRWPHQTPISRVWVHTCSLDGPAALANYRARGLTAYRTEVTPSSRPAETPGPWPGAGPRVTPGLTGRPES
- a CDS encoding FAD:protein FMN transferase, whose translation is MGTVVSIELADELPESELSGLVEMTCSWLHEVDARFSTYKPDSEVCRFRDGALALEDCSADLRLVLDRCADLWRDTDGYFDAYAGGKLDPSGYVKGWSIEVASQRLAEAGSRRHYLNAGGDIRMRGTGPTGGPWRVGVRHPWEAGKLSWVLALTDGAVATSGTYERGAHVVDPRTGKPATGLRSVTVVGPDLAVADAYATTALAMGEAGLSWLAGRVAGGYESAAVTDDGRAFTSAGLPVA
- a CDS encoding FMN-binding protein; this encodes MRRSTAAAVGTLTGAALILGVRLSVQPPDAPIATAPVAQEAATGDDPEAAEPSPSASKKGSSSSDKKASSDNSGSSDKKKEEAPAEEEAGLKAGTYKGKAVQNEYGTVQVTIKVSGGKVSAADATYPTDGFSGTINPNAVKQLSEATLAAQSADVDAVSGATFTSQSYVTSLQAALDKAGA